The Bradyrhizobium barranii subsp. barranii genome segment CTCGCCGCCGCCGCGATGTCCGTGGGCTCAATGGTGTCGACCGGCAGCGCGAACTGCTCGACGCGCTGGTATCGCTTCTTGTTGAGCAGGAGCCGCGTCACGTCGGGCCGCGAATAATGTCCGGCGGGATCGGCAGCGTTCTTGGCAATACCGATGGCGCCGAGATCGATCTCGGCAATCAGCAGCCCTTCCTGGTCCGGCGCCAGCTTGTCGCCGATCTGGCTGCCGTCGGGACCGTAGATCGCGGCGAATCCGCCGCCCACATGCAGCAACGCATTCTTGTCCGGCCGGTCGCAGAGCTCATCGATCATGGCCTGCGAGACCGTCGCGCAAGGCGCGAGCACGAAGCAGGAGCCCTCCACCGCATAGACGCGCGAGGCGGCATTGTTGACCTCGGCGCCGAGCGCCGGCGCAAAGGGATCGTAGAGCGAGAAGCTCGGCCAGGCCGCGACATGCACCTGCTCATTCTGGGCGTACATCGCGTATTTCGACAGTGGCTGGAGATGCTCCCAGCAGCACAATGCGCCGATGCGGCCGATGTCTGGTCTCGCGTGGACGGCGAGATCGCTGCCGTCACCCTCGCCATAGACCGTGCGCTCGGCATGGGTCGGCCGCAGCTTGCGGCGCTTTGCGATGGTCTCGCCGTCCGGCCCGATCAGCCATTGCGCGAGATAAAGGCTGCCGCCGTCGCGCTCGGACAGGCCGAGCACAGCGGTGAGCTTTGCCTTACGTACGGCGTCGCGCAGCCGCTCGGCCTGCGGACTATCATAGGACAGCGAGTTGTCGAAGTAGCGCTGCACGAAGCCGCGGCCGATCGCCCAGGCAGGCGAGTCCATCCAGATATGCCAGGGGTAGCCGGGGATGAAGGCCTCGGGAAAGGCGATCAGCTTGGCGCCCTTCTCGGCGGCGTCCCTGATCAGCGCGATCGACTTGTCGATCGACGCGTCGAGATCCAGCCAGGCGGGCGCCGCCTGCACAACCGCGACCTTGTATTTCGGATGTTCGATGCCCATTGCCACCTCCATTGCCGGTTGATCGGAAGCCACGTCCGATGCAGTCTATTTGGCCAAGCCACCCGGCCGGGCGCTCGACCGCGGTGGAACAAAAACTCGACTGGCCGGGATCGCCGACGGGTACGGGACTTGCCTTCGGTCTGGCTGGATCTGCGGTCTGGCTGGATCTGCGCCAACATGCGGTTTTCAGGATGTGAAAGGGAGGCTGTCCAGATGCCAATCCAGTTCACGACGGACGGCAGCCCCGGCTACCGGCGGCTGGCGCTCTGGCAGGACATCGTCTGCGACGTCTTCGTCGGGCTCGACTGCAAGTCCGACCTCGGCAGCGCCTTTCGCGGCTCGGTCACGCAGGCCCCGCTCGGCAAGGCCGTGTGCTCCGAGGTCTGCTCCGACCGCCAGCACGTGTTCCGGACGCCGTCCCGCATCGCGCGTTCGGATCAGGATTTTGTCCTGGTTGCGCTCGGCAATCGCGGCGACGGAGGCGTGGTGCAGGACGGCCGCGAGACCGTGATCCATCCCGGCGAGTTCGCGCTCTACGACACGACGCGTCCCTATGAGCTGAAGTTCAACCACGCCTTCACGCAGACCATCTTCAAGGTGCCGCGCGAGATGTTGCAGCGCCGGCTCGGCGCCACCGAGACACTCACCGCGATGTCGTTCGGCGCCGATGTGCCGCTCGAACGGCTCGCCTATGATTTCATCTTCAGGCTTTGCCAGAGCGCGGACCGACTTGCCCCGGACAACGCTGCGGCGTTGTCGGAGCAGGCCGTCGATCTGCTCGCGATGGCGCTGAGCGAACGGCTCGGCAAGACATCGCTGCCGTCCTCCACCCATCGCTCCGCCCTGCTCTATCGCTTGAAGGCCCACATCCGCGCTCATTTGGCGGATCCCGACCTCTCGCTGTCGGAGGCCGCGGCTGCACTCGGCATCTCGCCGCGCTATGTGAACGATCTCCTCGCCGACGAGGATACCTCGTTCCAGCGCCATGTGCTTGCCGAGCGTCTGGCCCAATGCCGGCGTGACCTCGCCTCGCCCGTGCTGGCCCATCGCCACGTCAGCGAGATCGCATTCGCCTGGGGCTTCAACGATCTCTCGCATTTCGGCCGCGTTTTCCGCGAGCATTTCGGAATGTCGCCACGCGACTTCAGGCAGAGCCAGTTACGGCACTGAGATCCAGCCAGCCATCACCTCGAGCCTTCGCTGCAGGCGAAGGCAAGGCTCGTCAATTCCAGATTGCCTTGTCCGGCTGCGCGCATCAGGCTGGCGTGCATGAGGACTCACGCCACCATAAGCGGATCGGAGCTGTTGCTGGGTGTGATCGCGATCAGGCTCGCGGTGCTGGTCCCTGGTGGGCTGGGGCCTGACGCTGCTGCCGCAGGCGCGTGACGGCGAAGCCGCCTGCTTCCCCTCGCCCGCAACCAGGATCGAGGTTCAGTCATCGGTGAAGACGCCAGGCGCGCGCCTTGCCGATGCAGCATTCGATGACATGCGTCTGCACGACTAGGCCATTCCCGAGCAAGGCCGGTATGTGAGCACGTGATAGGACGCGGCCCGCGCTTGCATTACCATCGCACCCCAAGGCCGCATCGATCAACCAGCGGCCAGCCGAGGAGCATATCAATGGAATACCGACGCTTGGGCCGATCCGGCCTCATGGTGCCCGCTTTGAGCCTGGGAACAGGCACCTTCGGCGGCGTCGGCCGCCTTGCTGCGTGGGGTACGACGGACGCGGCCGAGGCGCGGCGCCTTCTGGATATCTGCCTCGATGCCGGGGTGTCGATGTTCGACACCGCCAACGTCTATTCGCTCGGCGAATCCGAGCGCGTCCTCGGCGAGGCCATCAAGGGCCGCCGCGACAAGGTTCTGATCTCGACCAAGGCCACCTTCCGCTTCGGCGATGGGCCCAACGACATCGGCTCGTCGCGGCAGCATCTGCTCGCGGCCATCGACGGTTCTCTGAGCCGGCTCGGCACCGATTACATCGACCTGTTCCAGCTTCACGGCTTCGACGCGTTCACCCCGCCTGAAGAGGTGCTTGCGACTCTCGACGTGCTCGTGCGCGCCGGCAAGATCCGCTATGTCGGCGTCTCCAACTTTTCGGGCTGGCACCTGATGAAGTCGCTCTCGGTTGCCGACAAGCATGGCTTCCCACGCTACGTCGCCAACCAGACCTACTATTCCCTGATCGGGCGCGACTACGAATGGGAGCTGATGCCGCTCGGTCTCGACCAAGGGCTCGGCGCTGTCGTCTGGTCACCGCTCGGATGGGGACGCCTCACCGGAAAAATCCGACGGGGTCAACCGAAGCCCGAGGTCAGTCGCCTGCCCAAGACCGCCGATTTCGGCCCGCCCGTGCCCGATGAGCACGTCTATCGCGTCGTCGAGGCGATCGACGAGGTCGCCAAGGAGACGGGCAAGACCGTCTCGCAGATCGCGCTGAACTGGCTGCTCCAGCGTCCGACGGTCTCGACGCTGATCATCGGCGCGCGCAACGAGACGCAGCTGCGCGAAAATCTCGGCGCGGTCGGCTGGACATTGACCCAGGACCAGATCGCAAAGCTCGATGCCGCGAGCAAGGTGACCTTGCCCTATCCCTACTGGCACCAGCGCACCACCTTCACCGACCGCAATCCGCCGGCGGTGTAGAGACAGCCAACTGCCCGACCGCTCGGCTCCCCGAGCTCTCGCGAAAGCGGTCCCGACCCGTTTTCCTGTGCCGGAAGGCCGGCTTCCGGCACAGGAACCGTCCGGGTCCTGCCGGGTTGCGATCCATCCTGCAATTTCCTAATCCGGGGATGAATCACGGCTCCAATCAGGCGCGCCTCCATCATGTCGTCTGCCCCGATCGAGCATGCCGACGGCCTGCCGCAGCCGCAGCGCAACCAGGCGGTGCTGACGATTGCGCTCGGCATCATCATGGCGGTCGTCGACAGCGCCATCGCCAACGTGGCGCTGCCGACGATCGCAGCCGACCTTGATGCGAGCCCGGCCTTCTCAATCTGGATCGTCAATGGCTACCAGCTCGCGATCACGATCTCGCTGCTGCCGCTGGCGTCGCTCGGCGAGATCGTCGGCTATCGCCGCGTCTATCTGGCCGGGCTCGTACTGTTCACGCTCGCATCCGCGTTCTGCGCGCTGGCGCATACGCTGCCGCTGCTGACGATCGCGCGCATCATCCAGGGTTTTGGCGCGGCCGGCATCATGAGCGTCAACGCGGCGCTGGTGCGTTTCACTTACCCGCGCAGCCAGCTCGGCCGCGGCATCGGGATCAACGCGCTCGTCGTCGCCTTCTCGGCCGCGGTCGGCCCGACGCTCGCCGCGGGCATCCTGGCGATCGGAACCTGGCCCTGGCTGTTCGCCATCAACGTCCCGCTGGGTGCGGTGACGCTGGTGCTCGGCCTGCGCAGCCTACCGCACACAAAACCCGCCGGCCATTCCTTCGACTGGCAGAGCGCAGGGCTATCCGCGATCACCTTCGGCGTCGGCATCGCGGCCGTCGACAGCGTCGGGCATGGCGAGGCCGCCATCACCTGTCTCGTTCAATTCGCCATCGCCATCGTCGCGGGCGCGCTGCTGATCTACCGCGAAACCCACATGACCTCGCCGCTGCTGCCGGTCGACCTGTTGCGCATCCCGGTGTTCGCACTGTCGATCGCCACTTCGATCGCCTCGTTCTGCGGACAGATGCTGGCCTTCGTCGCGATCCCCTTCTACCTCCAGAGCCGCTTCGGCTATTCCGCCGTGCATATGGGGCTCCTGATCACGCCATGGCCGATCGCGGTGGCGTTCGCAGCCCCGCTCGCCGGCCGCCTGGTCGAGCATTATCCGGCCGGCCTGCTCGGCGGCATCGGGCTCACGCTGTTTGCCTGCGGCCTCGGCGCACTCGCCTTCCTGCCTGCAAGCCCGACGCCGCTCGACGTGATCTGGCGGATGGCGCTGGCGGGGGCCGGCTTCGGCCTGTTCCAGACCCCCAACAACCGCACCATGATCGCGGCCGCCCCGCGCGAGCGCGCCGGCGGCGCCAGCGGTATGCTGGGCACGGCGCGTCTGCTCGGCCAGACCACCGGCGCGGCGCTGGTGGCGCTGCTGCTCGGCCGCTATCCGACCGAGGGAACCAGGATCGCGCTCCTTGTCGGCGTCGGATTTGCGCTGTGCGGTGCAGTGCTGAGCATGCTGCGGCTCTCTCCCGCGGGCGCGCGCGGTGCCGAGCACGTCCGGGTACAGGACGACCAGCGCCTGCGCGGCGAATAGCTCACGTCCAGGTTCTGCTGCTCTCGCGCGCAACTTGTGCGTGGCTTAACTATCTGGACCAATGACGTATTGCCCTCCGCTCCGGTTGCGCTTCATTGACGCGGGGAATAAGGAATAAGGGGCATTTCATGCGTTCATTTGGAATTGTGGCGCTCAGCGTCATGCTGGGCGGCTGCGCGTCTGTCACGCGTGGTACGACCGAAAACATCAGCATCTCATCGACACCATCGGGCGTAGAAGCCATCGTCAGCGGAATGGAAGTTCCGACCACCTGCACGACGCCGTGCTCCGTGGTCGTCAAGCGGAACGCCGACATTTCGATCACCTTCCAGAAGGAAGGCTACGAACCGCAGATCGTGCCGCTCAGCCGGGACATACCGACCTCCGGGGCCGCCGGCTTCGCGGGAAATCTTTTGCTCGGCGGTGTCGTCGGCATGGGCGTCGATGCTGCCACCGGGGCGGCAACCGATCACAAGCCGAATCCTGTCATCGTGACCATGCAGCCGTCAGCCCCTGCCCGCGCACGGCCACCCGCGCCGAGGAAGCCGCGGCCGCCGGCGGCGCCTGCGCCTGACACCGGCACGTAGCGCCCCGCAACTGCCACGCAAACAAAAAGGCCGGCTTTTCAGCCGGCCTTTTCAATTCATATCGCTCGCAATCAAGCCTTGACCAGCGGGCCCTTCGAGGTCGGCCCCTTCGAGCCGCCGGAGCCACCACCGCCCGGCTTGGACTTGCCCGGCGGACGCTTGCGGGCGCCGGGCAGCTTCTCCTGCTTCGGCGTGATCGGACCGTCGAGGAACTCGAACCCGATCTTGTCCTTGGTCTCGTCGGCCTCGTCCTTGACCAGGACGACGCGGACGTGGCCGCCACCCTTGAGCTTGCCGAACAGCACCTCGTCAGCCAGCGGCTTCTTGATGTGCTCCTGGATGACGCGGGCCATGGGCCGTGCGCCCATCTGCTCGTCGTAACCATGCTGGACCAGCCAGGTCTTGGCGGGCTCGGACAGTTCGATCGTGACGTCGCGATCGCCGAGCTGAGCCTCGAGCTGAAGCACGAACTTCTCCACGACCGTGCCGATCACCTCGACGCTGAGATGGCCGAACGAGACGATGGCATCGAGACGGTTGCGGAATTCCGGCGCGAACTGCCGGTTGATCGCCTCGTGGTCGTCGCCTTCTCGCTTCGAGCGGGTGAAGCCGAACGCCTGCTTGGCGAGATCCGAAGCACCCGCATTCGTGGTCATGATCAGGATCACGTTGCGGAAGTTGACCTGCTTGCCGTTGTGGTCGGTGAGCCGGCCGTGATCCATGATCTGGAGCAGCACGTTGTAGAGGTCGGGATGCGCCTTCTCGATTTCGTCGAGCAGAACGACGCAATGCGGATGCTGGTCGACGCCGTCGGTGAGCAGGCCGCCCTGGTCGAAGCCGACATAGCCGGGAGGTGCGCCGATCAGGCGCGACACCGTGTGCCGCTCCATGTATTCGGACATGTCGAAGCGCAACAGCTCGACGCCGAGCGACGCCGCCAGCTGCTTCGCGACTTCGGTCTTGCCGACGCCGGTCGGACCCGAGAACAAATAGCAGCCGATCGGCTTCTCCGGCTCGCGCAGGCCGGCACGCGCCAGCTTGATCGAAGCGGCGAGCGACTCGATCGCCTTGTCCTGGCCGAACACGGTGCGCTTCAGGGTCTGCTCGAGATGCTTGAGCACCTCGGCATCGTCCTTCGACACGCTCTTCGGCGGGATCCGCGCCATCGACGCGATCGTGGTCTCGATCTCCTTGATGCCGATGGTCTTCTTGCGCTTGTTCTCGGCCACCAGCATCTGCGCCGCGCCTGACTCGTCGATCACGTCGATCGCCTTGTCGGGCAGCTTGCGGTCGTGGATGTAGCGCGAGGAGAGCTGCACCGCGGCCTCGATCGCCTCATTGGTGTACTTCAGCCGATGGTAGTCCTCGAAGTAAGGCTTGAGACCCTTGAGGATCGCGATCGCGTCCTCGACCGTCGGCTCGTTGATGTCGATCTTCTGGAAGCGCCGCACCAGCGCGCGGTCCTTCTCGAAGTGCTGGCGGTATTCCTTGTAGGTGGTCGAGCCCATGCAGCGGATCGTGCCCGAGGCAAGCGCCGGCTTGAGCAGGTTCGACGCATCCATCGCCCCGCCCGACGTCGCGCCCGCACCGATCACGGTGTGGATCTCGTCGATGAACAGGATGGCGTTGGGATGCGCTTCGAGCTCCTTCAGCACCTGCTTCAGGCGCTCCTCGAAGTCGCCGCGATAGCGCGTGCCCGCAAGCAGCGTGCCCATGTCGAGCGAGAACACGGTCGCAGCCGCAAGAACCTCCGGCACCTCGCTGTCGACGATGCGCTTGGCGAGGCCCTCCGCGATCGCGGTCTTGCCGACACCGGCCTCGCCCACGAACAGCGGATTGTTCTTCTGCCGGCGGCACAGCACCTGGATCGCGCGGTTGATCTCGGAATTGCGTCCGATCACCGGATCGATCTTGCCGTCGCGCGCCTTCTTGTTGAGGTTGACGCAATAGGTATCGAGCGCTTCGCCCTTCTTCTTGGCGTCCTCGGTACCCTTTGCCTCGGTCTCTTCGTCGACGCCGCGCACCGGCCGCGCCTCGGAGACGCCCGGCCGCTTGGCGATGCCGTGGCTGATGTAGTTGACGGCGTCATAGCGCGTCATGTCCTGCTCCTGCAGGAAGTACGCGGCATGGCTCTCGCGCTCGGCGAAGATCGCGATCAGCACGTTGGCGCCGGTCACCTCTTCGCGACCGGACGACTGCACATGGATCACCGCGCGCTGGATCACGCGCTGGAAACCGGCGGTCGGCTTGGCGTCGTCGGCGCCATCCGTCACCAGATTCTCGAATTCGGTTTCAAGGTAATTGACGAGGCTCGTGCGGAGCTTGTCGAGATCGACGCTACAGGCGCGCATGACGGCGGCTGCATCGGAGTCGTCGATCAGGGAGAGCAAGAGATGCTCGAGCGTCGCGTATTGGTGATGACGCTCGTTTGCGATCGCCAGCGCACGATGCAGGGATTGTTCAAGGCTTTGGGAAAAAGTCGGCATTCGCGTCCTCTATGGCCCCCACCATCATGATCGCCATCGCCCGGTCAGGCAACAACAACCTTTGTCACATATAGTTATACAAGACCGCGGCGAAAGACCGGTTCCGCGACTCAAATGGGCATTACGCGCCCACGGCATGCTCGATGCAAAACCCGTTCCGATTTGGGCAGAACTACCCATTTGGGCAGGATTGACGGCGCTGATTTTCGCGGGATCACGCAGCAGGATGTGCTGTCGTCACATACCGCGCGACCAGAACCGATCTAAATAACTCTGGATGTGAACGCGCAGTTATTTCTTTTCCATCACGCATTGCAGCGGATGCTGGTGCTTGCGGGCGAAGTCCATCACCTGCGTCACCTTGGTCTCGGCGATCTCGTAGGTGAATACGCCGCACTCGCCGATGCCGTGATGATGGACATGCAGCATGATCTTGGTCGCGGCCTCGATGTCCTTCTGGAAGAACTTCTCCAGCACATGGACGACGAATTCCATCGGCGTGTAGTCGTCGTTCAGGATCAGCACACGATACAGGTTCGGCCGCTTGGTCTTCGGCTTGACCTTGGTGATGACAGACGTATTCGGCCCCGTCGGTCCGCCCGAACGGTTCTCGTCATTGCTCATACGAGGAGCGTGGGCAGCGGCTTGCGCGGACAGGTCTAGTCTGAAAGTCAGGTGCGGCATGGCTCAGGCGTTCAAATTCCCCACGGAAGCGAGTGACGGTCAGCCGCGCGGCCCCGCCCTTCAGAGCTTTGCACGGGCGCGCCGCCTTGTTGGATCACCGCTTCCAACCGGTCCGGTCAAGCCCGGCTCGATTGTAGGGAATATGGGCCCGCCCCCGGCTCGCCGCAAGCGTGCAACGGTCTGGCCAATATGGTCGAGGCAGTCCCGATTCCCGGTCCGGCGATCCAGACCAAGGTTAGTCAATCCGGACCGATTTGACAAAAGTTTCGGCCGGCACCGTTTAGAACATCTTCACCAGGAATCCGGCCGTTAAGCGGCAGCGGCGGTTTCGCGGGATACCTCCGGTTTTCTACGGTCCAATCGAGCTGCCGTTCAATCGCGTGGCCCCTGGTGCGCATGCGCGTCGCCATGCTGCTCGACAACGCCGGCTCGATGGCCCAGGACGGCAAGATGTCGGCGATGCAGACGGCCGCGAAGAACCTGGTCGATCAGCTCAGTGGCCTCGTGCTCCTCGCCGGCGTTCTCGATGCGCAGAATCGCTGGTGGTACAGCAATGCCTCGCAGATCGACACGCGGCGGAAGAAGCTGCGCGACGACGCCAAGGTGAGCGGCATCGACACGTTCTGCCGGTGATGTCGGCGAGTCAGACCGTGTGGGGTTGACGTCGGTACGTCGCTGTCGAAGCTGCGCGTGGCGCGCTGAACCGGATCTCTCTCGCGACAACAAAAAAGCCCGGCTGAACCAGCCGGGCTTTTCGATTCCAGGAGTTCCAGAGGAAGTTAGTTGGCAGCCGGGGTGAACTTCGAAACGATGGTCTCGACCGGCTTGAACGCCTGCTTGGCGAGGTCGCTGTAAAGGCCGGCGATCTTCTGCGATTCCGCGACGAAGGTCTCGTAGCTGGAACGGGCGAAGTCGGTCTGCGCTTCCACGGCCTTGTCCAGCGACTTCACGCCGGAAAGCTTCTCGACGAAGGACTTGGTGTCTTCAAACGACTTCTTGGTGTAGTCGCCATACGCGCTGGCGATCGCCTGGAGGCCATGCTGCATCGAGGTCGCGGAAGCAACGCACTGCTCGAACTGCTCTTTCCCGTAGCTCTGAAAGTCTTCAACCCTGAACATTTCGGAATCCTTTTTCCCTGGCTTTGGTCCGGAAGCCCCGGCTCCCTGACTCCGCCCAAAAATAGTGCAGCGCACAAAAAAGTCAAGAATCTTGTGCGGCGCACAAAATTAGATGCAAATCGCTGAGATTCCCGGGGTTTCCCGCAATGGTTCCTTAAGCTTTTGGAAACCGCGGACCCCTACCCTGATTCCCTGGACGTGTTCAGCTTCCGCGAACGGTCAAAAGCCGTTCGAGAACATCACCTTAGCCAGAACAGCGGCTCAGGCCCAACGTTTCCCGCAGCGAACACCAGCGGAGAGACAGCCTGAGCAGGTAATGATCCCGGGTCGAGTGGGCACAATTTCGCCTCACGGGCCGGTGATCAAGTCAGAAACGGGGACGGGGTTTCATGCTTCGTAAAAACTTGTCTTCCTCGCGCTTGGCGCGGGTTGGCGTTTTCGGGCTTCTTACGGTCACCGCCGTAGTCATCTTCACCGATGCTGCCGAGGCACGGCGTCACCGGCGCAATTACGCGCACCACCGGGTGCAGCGCGATGTGTCCGACAGCTCCAGCCCGAAATTCGCATCGATCATCGTCGACGGCAATTCCGGCTCCGTGCTCCAGGCAACGAGCCCGGACGGAATCCGCCACCCCGCCTCGCTCACCAAGATCATGACGCTCTATCTGCTGTTCGAGCGCCTCGAGTCCGGCAGGATGAAGCTCGACACCGAGATGCCGGTCTCGCAGCACGCCGCCGATCAGGATCCGACCAAGCTGAACCTCCGTGCCGGCCAGACCATCCGCGTCGAGGACGCGATCAAGGGCCTCGTCACCCGCTCCGCCAACGATGCGGCCGTCGTGATCGCGGAAGCGATCGGCGGCGACGAGGACGACTTCGCCCAGATGATGACGCGCAAGGCGCGCTCGCTCGGCATGTCCAAGACGGTCTACCGCAACGCCAACGGCCTTCCCAACGACGAGCAGGTCACGACCGCGCGCGACCAGGCCACGCTCGGCCGCGCCATCCAGGAGCGCTTCCCGCGCTACTATCGCTATTTCGCGACCTCGACGTTCAATTGGCGCGGACAGTCGATCCGCAACCATAACCACCTGCTCGGCAGCGTCGAGGGCGTGGACGGCATCAAGACCGGCTACACCCGCGCCTCCGGCTTCAACCTCGTGACCTCGATGCGCCGCGGCAACCGCCACCTGATCGGCGTGGTGCTCGGCGGCCGCAGCGGCGGCTCGCGCGACGCCACCATGCGCAACCTGCTCGCGGAGAACCTCGAGAAGGGCGCCACCACCCACACCGTCGTCGCTGTCACCGAGCGCAACGGCGCAGATGCCAATACCGACGTCGCCGATGCATCGGAGACCGCGGCCCGCCCCGCTCCGCAGGTCCAGCAGGCTGCGGCCGCCCCTGCCCCCGAAACGGCCCCGCAGCGCCTCGCCTCGCGCCTCTCAGCGCTGGCGGCTGCGACCGCCGCGATGCCGCCGGCTCAAGCCAGGCCGGACACCAGCAAGCCCGAGGTTCGGCCGACTGAATCCAGGATCGAGCCTGCGCCGCTCACCAATGGCGTGATCTCGAGCCAGCCGCTCTCCATCATCCCCGGCTCGTCCGAGCCGATGAAGCCGGTCCGGGTGAAGACCGTTCAGGTCAAGGCCGGCACCGTGAAGGTCGCCTCCGCCGCGCCGGCTCAGGTCGCACCGCAGGTCACGAGCACGATTGCGGCCCGCTCCGACGTCGCGGAGACCTCCGGCGCCGTCGTCGCCCGCGCCGATCTCATCAACAAGCCCGAGATGGCGAGCCAGCCGGAAGCGCCGAAGGCCGAGCTCGCCCGCACCGAGATGCCCCGTCAGCCGGCGGGCTTCGGCACCGGCAACGGCATCCTCGGCGTGCTGCCGGCCGCAACGGCCGCCGCGCCCACTCCGGCTGCTGCGAAGCTCGCTTCGGCCGATCCGGCGCCGCAGCCGATCCAGATGAGCGCCACCACCAAGCCGGTCGTCACCCATAGCGGCTGGATCGTCCAGGTCGGCGCACTCGAGAGCGAGAACGAAGCCCAGCAGCGCATCGACGCCGCCCGCAGCTCGGCCCGCGGCCTGCTCAGCAAGGCCGACCCGTTCACCGAGCCGGTCCTCGCCAAGGACAATCGCAAGCTTTACCGGGCCCGTTTCGCCGGGCTCGAGCGGGACCAGGCCGAAGCCGTCTGCCGCGCCCTGAAGCGCGCCGACATCTCCTGCATCACCGTCCGCAACTGATCTGTCTCACCGGTCCAATCAAAATGCCCGCGCCTTGCGCGGGCATTTTTGTTTGGGGGATGCGGCGATGCCAGTTCCGCGACAACCTCTCGTCAAGGATTTACGGTTAAAACTTTACTCAAGGGATCGACCACGCCGACAAAGGCGGGCATCGGGGCGACGGCAGACAGAGCAAGCGGAGCTTACGCGGTACGGGCGTTTGTAGCGTAGTGCCGGAGTTAGCCGTTATGCGTGCGAAGCAGAGTATCCTTGGCCTCGTTCACACGGGCAGCGAGATACGTCGAGCCCCCCTGGTCGGGATGGAGTTTCTTCATCAGGGACTTGTGCGCCCGGCTGATGTCGTCGCGCCCCGCGCCCGGCTGCAGGCCAAGGATCTGATAG includes the following:
- a CDS encoding D-alanyl-D-alanine carboxypeptidase, whose amino-acid sequence is MLRKNLSSSRLARVGVFGLLTVTAVVIFTDAAEARRHRRNYAHHRVQRDVSDSSSPKFASIIVDGNSGSVLQATSPDGIRHPASLTKIMTLYLLFERLESGRMKLDTEMPVSQHAADQDPTKLNLRAGQTIRVEDAIKGLVTRSANDAAVVIAEAIGGDEDDFAQMMTRKARSLGMSKTVYRNANGLPNDEQVTTARDQATLGRAIQERFPRYYRYFATSTFNWRGQSIRNHNHLLGSVEGVDGIKTGYTRASGFNLVTSMRRGNRHLIGVVLGGRSGGSRDATMRNLLAENLEKGATTHTVVAVTERNGADANTDVADASETAARPAPQVQQAAAAPAPETAPQRLASRLSALAAATAAMPPAQARPDTSKPEVRPTESRIEPAPLTNGVISSQPLSIIPGSSEPMKPVRVKTVQVKAGTVKVASAAPAQVAPQVTSTIAARSDVAETSGAVVARADLINKPEMASQPEAPKAELARTEMPRQPAGFGTGNGILGVLPAATAAAPTPAAAKLASADPAPQPIQMSATTKPVVTHSGWIVQVGALESENEAQQRIDAARSSARGLLSKADPFTEPVLAKDNRKLYRARFAGLERDQAEAVCRALKRADISCITVRN